The genomic stretch TCGGGCGACGGGCCCGCGCCCTAGTGAAACCGGGGCAATCAATCCTGCTCGATTCCGGTTCCACGGTCGCGGCGCTGGCCCATGAGCTGCGTGATGCCAGCGAACTTAAGCTCGCCACCACCTCACTGGTGGTGCTTGATGAACTCGCCGAGGCCGAGGAGATTCACGTTGAATGCATCGGTGGCACGTTGCGACACAGCAGCGCGGCCTTTGTGGGACCGTTGGCCGAGTACTGCCTGGAACGCATGAGCTTTGATACCGTCTTTTTGGGTGCCGACGGGGTCACCCCCGAGGCGATTTGCGAGGCGGACATGGTCCAGACGCGTTTGAAGGAAGTGATGTGTTCGCGTGCCAACACCGTGTATGTGTTGGCCGATTCTTCCAAGCTAAACCACACCCCCTTCCACGCCTGGGCCAGACTGCCCGAGGCGTGGACACTGATCACCGACGCCGCGGCGAGTGATGCTCAGCTGGAGGGTTTCCGGGCAGCGGGAGTCAAGATCATCATTGCCCGCTAGCCCGGAAAAGTCTGGGGCTTAGTTCGCCCAGAACGGGTAGTCGGTGTAACCGACGGCGCCCTCGGTGTAGAAGGTGGAGGCGTCGGGAACGTTCAGCGGCAACTCTTCCTTCCAGCGGCGCACCAGGTCGGGGTTGGCGATGGCAGGACGGCCCACCACCACGGCCTCGCCCCAGCCGTTGGAGGCAACGGCAACCGCCTCGTCCAACGTGGTGATGCTCTGGAAACCGGTGTTCAACAGGACCGGACCATTAAACTTCGAGCGCAGATCCTGGACGAGTTCCCCGGCAGGATCGGCATGCAGGATGCTCAGTGCGGCCAGACCCAGAGGTGCAATCCCATCGATGAGAGCACCGTACGTGGCGGCAGCATCCGCGGTATCGGTTTCCAGCGCACTCTGGATGTTGTGCTGCGGGGAAATACGCAGGCCAGTTTTTCCTGCGCCGATAGCCTCAGCCACAGCGGTGACCACCTCGATGACCAGGCGGGCCCGGTTTTCCGGGGATCCGCCATATCCGTCCGTGCGGGTGTTGGAGCTGGGGGACAGGAATTCGTGCAGCAGGTAGCCGTTGGCGCCGTGCAGTTCAACACCGTCAAACCCTGCGGCGATCGCGTTGCGAGATCCTTGCACAAACTCTTCAATAATGCCCGGCAGTTCCGCCTCGGTGAGTGCGTGTGGAACCGGGTAGTCGTACTTCCCGGTGTAGGTGCGCGTAACACCGTCCACCGCGATGGCACTGGGCGCCACAACAACGTCTTGTCCGGTGGTCTCGGGGTGAGTAACCCGGCCGGCGTGCATTACCTGGGCAACAATGAGACCGCCCTCGGCATGGACGGCGTCGGTGACGCGCTTCCATCCGGCGATCTGTTCCTCGGTGACAAGTCCCGGCTGGCGGACAAAACCCTGACCGACCGCACTGGGGTAAACACCTTCGCTCACAATCAGTCCCATGGAGGCCCGCTGGCGGTAGTACTCAACCACGTCGTCATTGGGCACACCGTCTATGCGGGAGCGCGAGCGAGTCAGTGGGGCCATGATGACGCGGTTGGAAAGCTGAAGATCGCCGAGGGTGAGTGGGGAAAACAGGTCCATGGTGGAACATACTCCTGGGGGTTGGGGAGAGGTGTCTTAGTTGGCCCAACCGCGCCTCCGACTCAGGTATTCCCCGCGGGGCACCCAAGGTGAGGCGGAACACTGTGCCCCTTGTTCGCTCACTCACAGAGCTCCGTGGCCAGCTAGTATTCGTTCCCAGGGGGTTGAACACCGACTGGCCACCGAATCTCGGTACTAGCTGACCTGTACCGGCTCCGAGGCGGCATCCAAGATCTCCAGCTGCTCACCGGAGAGTTCAAGGGTGGCCGAGGCCATGAGCGCCGGCAACTGATCCACAGAACTGGCGCTGGCGATCGGGGCCACGATGCTCTCGCGGCTGCGCAACCAGGCCAGTGCCACGGTGGCGGGTTCCACCTTCAGCTCCGCCGCGACCGAAACCAGGGTGTCCACGACACTCAGTCCATGCTCGTTGAGGTAGCGGCCGGCCATGCCAGCGCGCGCCTTGCCCTCAAAATCGGCTTCAGAACGGTACTTGCCGGTCAAGAATCCACTGGCCAGTGAGAAGTACGGCAGCACCGCCAGCTGATGGCGTGCCGAAACCTCGGCCAACTCGTTTTCAAATTCCGCACGGGCCACCAGGTTGTACTGCGGCTGTAGTGCCACCGGGGTGACAAAACCTTGCTCGTTGGCAACCGCAAACCATTCATCAATCTGCTCGGCCGAGAAGTTGGAGAGCCCAATGTGTCGGATCTTTCCCGCGCGCACTAGGGCGTCAAAGGCTGCAGCGCTTTCGGCGATCGGGGTGTTGTCATCGGGTTGGTGGGCGTAGTACAGATCAATGTAATCGGTACCCAAGCGCTGCAGTGAGGCATCTGCCGCGGCAGCGATGTTGGTCGCCGAGAGCCCGGGAAATTCTGGGTGCTGCGATACCTTGGTGGCCACTATGAGGCGTTCGCGCTGCCCCTTGGCCAGCCAGGATCCAATGATGGCCTCGGATTCGCCACCCGAATTCCCCGGTGCCCACACCGAATAGACATCGGCGGTATCCACAAAGTTGCCGCCGGCCTGAACAAAGGCATCCAACACTTGGTGAGAGGTGGCTTCGTCGGAGGTCCACCCGAAGGTATTACCTCCGAGGTTGAGTGGAAAGACATCGAGGTTTGAGGTTCCGAGGATACTCACGCGCACTCCTTGTTGATGATGATCGATTCGTGCTGCGGCAAGGTGGTGCCGCCACGAGTGCCAACCTCACTGCTTCACGCCCTATTCCATGATGTCGAGAAATGACGTCGCTACTGTCCGGCGAGCGCAGGCCGTCTTCTCAGCGTTGCTGGTCCAACGGCGGGTGTTCGGCGATGCAGAAGAGGTTGCCTTCCGGATCAGCCAAAGTTGTCCACTGAACATGAGCTACCTCCTCAAGGACATCCCATTTGTGGGTGGCGCCCAGTGAGATCAGGCGTTCAACTTCGGCGGCCCGGGAACCCCAGGGCACGGTGAGGTCCCAGTGGGCCACCTGGCGTTTGGCGCGCGGTTCGCTTTCGGGCTGGAAAAACATCCCGAAGCCGTCGGGACCATTCGGCGGAAGGTAGTAGCTATCGCCGCCTGCTGCGGGTTCCGCGCCGGTGACCTGTGCCCAGAAGGCAACGAGGTCTGCCGGGTTCCGGGCTTCGAGGTTGATGGCACCGAGGGTGATGTGGCTTTGTGTCATGCGTGCAAGGCTACAGCGCACCGACAGCATCTAAGCTCCGTCTAGCGTGCAGTGGTCAGGGTTTGGAGCACGCGTGGGCGCGACAAGGTATCCGAGCAGAGAACCAAATCCGCACGGTAGCCCGGAGCCAAGATCCCTCGATCATTGAGTCCCGCGGCGACCGCCGGGTTTTTGGTGATCATGTTGATGGCCTCGGACAGTGTGGCATAACCCAGCCGTGCGAGCTCAAAAGCCGCGGACAGCAGACTCGAGGGCAGGTAATCAGAGGCCAAGATGTTCAGCACTCCCGCTTGAGCGAGTTCCAAGGCCGAGACGTTGCCCGAATGTGATCCTCCGAGCAGTACATTGGGCGCCCCTGCCACGGTGGATATTCCTTTCAGGTGGGCCTGCTGGGCCGCCTCCAATGTGGTGGGGAATTCGGCGATCACGGCATGGCGGGCGATGAGCTCATCAATCTCTTGTGGTGTCACCGGATCGTGGCCCATGAGGCGGATGGTTCCAGATGCTGCCAATTCGGCAAGCCAGCCCAACGTTTTTTGCTTAAAGGTGAGCTGCTGGTCGCGTTCAGCAATCAATCGGTCCACATGTTCGGCGGCTTGTGTGGGATCCATGTGCTGGGCTTCGCGCAGCCATCGCTCCATCACCGCGCGGTCGCGATATTGTCCCTGGCCGGGGGTGTGGTCCTCATAGGAAACCAGGGGAACCTCTGCCCCACCCAGATGATCGCGCAACATGTGAACCCCGTCGGGACAGCGCACATCGAGGCGATGCAACACCCGGTGGTCCATCCGTGGTTCTTCATAATGACTGATGGCGTGATGAACATCGGGCGCCTGGGGTGAACCGATGGGGATCCCCACGGCCGACTTGGTCTGGAACGACACCGCATGAAAAGCGGTGGTGACCCCCGCCGCCATGAGATTTCCCTCGGCCGCTTGCATGGCTAGGTCCACTGGCATGCAGGCACCGGGACGCGGCCGATATTCACGCGCCAACGCGTCACTGTGCAGATCAACGATGCCCGGTATACAGAGTTTCCCACCACCGTCGATATCTGCGCCGAGGCCAGCTCGGTGCGGACGGATCTCCTGAATCAGACCATCAACAACGCTGATCATCTGCTCTTCAAGCATCCGCTCATCCTTGAGCATCCGAACATGGCCCAGGGTGTAGGTGGCTACCATTTTCCGACCTCCGTCACGACATCAAAGACGTCCGGGCGCAGATAACTTTCCACGTATTCGAGTTTCTGCCCGGTCTCGGAGCAGGATACGAGTCCACGCAGCAGAATCTGCGGCGGTCGACCGCGCAAGCGCAGCACCTCTGCGATGTGGGCAGGTGGGGATGCCAGCCGACTCTGGCTCCATTGCCGCACCGGGGTATAGCCATAGTGCCGACGCAGCACCGCATCCAGAGAGTCATCGGGTGCGATGACTGCGGCCAGGCGAGGCACCCGTGCCGAGGGCAATACCGAGGTTGCGGTGCTCACCGCTGCCCCATCAATGAAGCGAACACGTTCCAGCACCGTCACCTGAGCGTTGGCGGGCAGCCCCAGAATTTCTCGCTCGCTGGCATTGGCCGGGCGAGTTACAGGTTTGGCGTTTTCGGTGCGCGGATCACCACCGGACGCTCGAACCGTCGCGGTGAAGGAGGGGGCAATATCTGGACCAATTCTGTATTCATAGCGACGCGTGCGGAATGTTCCACTGCCCTTGACGCGCCGAATCAACCACCGGCGTTCCAGCTCTTCTAAAGCAGCCCTAATGGTTTGGCGATTGACCCCAAAGAGGGCGCCAAGTTCATGTTCCGACGGTAGCGGGCGCTGCAGCGGGAGATCCGCATACTGCTCCAAAATCTGTTGGGACAGCTTAAGGTAGGTGGCTTCTGCTTGCATCTTCCGATCCTAACTCAGTTTCCCAAAAATTCCTTATGAATACTGGGAACAAACCTTAGATGAACAATCAACAAACGACCATAATCTGTCTAGACAAATTCGCTTCATGCCGGTCATGCTGAATAGGAACGAGCGTCCCGAAGCCCGACTTCGAAGCGCCACCAAACCACTCGCAACGCAGACAGGCACTCCCCCATGAAACGTAAAACACTCGCCTTCACCGCTGCCATCGCAGCAGCAGCCGTCCTCACTGCCTGTGCCCCGGCCGAAGCCGAAACCACTGCTGCGGGTTTCCCCGCCGAAATTGTCATTGGTGCCATTCCCAACGAAAACTCCTCGGACCTCACCGGCACCTACGAACCGCTAATCAAGATGCTCGAAGCCGAAACCGGTTCCAAGGTCAAGCTGCAGCAAGCCAGCGACTATGCGGGCATTGTGGAAGGCATGATCGCCGACCGTGTTGATATCGCCTTCCTCGGCCCCTTCTCCTACGTCATCGCCACCACCAATCAGGCAGACATCAAGCCACTCGGCGCCCTAGCAGGAGAAAAGGGCGAGCCCTCCGGCTACCACGCACTGGGAATCACCCAGGGTAAGAACACCGCGGTGAACAGCATCAAGGACTTCGCCGGCAAGGACACCTGCTTTGTTGACCCGGGTTCCACCTCCGGCTTCCTCTACCCCTCGGCGGGCCTGATCGAGGCCGGCGTGGTCACCAGCGGCAAGGAATCTGATATCAGCGCTGGCCTAAAGCCGATCTACGCCGGTGGACATGACGCGTCGGCTCTCTCGGTCAAGAACGGTGACTGTGAGGTTGGTTTCGCGATGCAGTCCATGGTGGAGCAGACGCTGCCGGCCAAGGGTGAAGTGGCAGAGGGTGAGCTGAAATCGGTATGGACCTCGGAACTGATTCCGGGCTCGGTCTTCGCGGTACGTAACTCACTCGGTGAAGACGCCACCAACAAGCTCACCACCCTGTTCAGTGAACAGGCCAACGCCGACTACTTCGAATCCCAGGGCTACTGCTCGGGTGAAGATTGCTTGATCACCGGCGAACACGCGTGGGGCGTGGTGCCAGCGACGGATGCCGACTACGACGGTATCCGTAGCGTCTGCGCCTCCACCAAGTCCGAGAAGTGTGAATTATGAGCCTGATCCAAATCACCAATACTGAAACTGACGCTGACATCGACTCTCACCACAGCATGAATCTCCAAGCTGACATCGCCATCGAGGCTAAGTCGCTGCGCAAAAGCTTCGGTTCCACCCACGCGCTGAAGGGCGTTGACCTGAAGGTGATCCAGGGCGAAATGACCGTCCTGCTGGGACTCTCCGGTTCTGGCAAGTCCACCCTGCTGCGTTGCCTCAATGGCTTGCACCCGCTCACCAGCGGTGAAGTTACGGTCCTGGGCGAAGGCGTGCATCGGGCCAAGCCCCGGAAGCTGCGCGCCTTGCGCTCACGCGTGGGCTTCATCTTCCAACACTTTAATCTGGTGAACCGGCTGACCTGCCTAGAAAACGTGTTGATTGGTGCCGCGGGCAGGATCCGCGGACCCCGCTACGGACTCCTCAGCTATACCGAGGCCCAGCGCCGTGAAGCTCTGGGACATCTAGAACGCGTGGGACTCGGAGATTTGGCCTTCCAGCGGGCAGATTCACTCTCCGGCGGACAGCAGCAACGCGTGGCCATCGCCCGCGCCCTCATGCAGAAGCCCGAGCTGATTCTCGCCGATGAGCCGGTCGCTTCCCTCGACCCGCAGAACGCAGCCAACGTCATGGATCTGCTCTTCCAAGTCTGTCGGGAAGACGGAATCACCGTGGTGTGCACGTTGCATCAGGTGGATCTTGCCCTGCAATGGGCGAACCGCATTGTCGGCCTGCGCAACGGTGAAAAGGTCTTGGATGAGGCCACCACTAACCTGAGCAAGGAACGGGTGCTTGAGGTCTATCGGCAGCTGGACCCCGATGCCGAAATCACCACCTCATGATGCTCACCAAGGACCGCCAGGCACCCACCACAAGCGTCTGCTCACCGCGCACCCCGGTTTCCCTCATCCCACGGCCCACCCGCGAAAAGGTGACGCTCTGGATCATCCTTGCCGCACTGATTCCGCTGACCCTGGCCAGCGCCGAACACATCGAATTTGATCTGCGAGCGCTTGGCGGCGGGTTCGGGGACGTGGCCAACCTTGTGGCGCGCATGCTCCCACCGGAAGTCAACGACCCACCCGAGTCTTTGAACTACTGCTTGAAACACTCATGATGGCACTGCTGGGAACCGTTCTTGCCACCATCATCTCGGTTCCGTTGGCCTTTCTGGCCGCGGCAAATACCACCCCACATCCGCTGGTACACCGCGGCGCCCGCATGCTCATCACCATGTGCCGCGCTGTTCCCGACCTGGTCTTCGCGGTGCTCTTCGTCCGTGCCTTGGGCATTGGAGTCCTGCCCGGCATTCTGGCTCTTGGCCTACACTCGGTGGGCATGATGGCCAAGCTTTTTGCCGACGCCATCGAGCAAAGCGAGGCAGGTCCGCGCGAAGCA from Paeniglutamicibacter sp. Y32M11 encodes the following:
- a CDS encoding VOC family protein; protein product: MTQSHITLGAINLEARNPADLVAFWAQVTGAEPAAGGDSYYLPPNGPDGFGMFFQPESEPRAKRQVAHWDLTVPWGSRAAEVERLISLGATHKWDVLEEVAHVQWTTLADPEGNLFCIAEHPPLDQQR
- a CDS encoding GntR family transcriptional regulator, with amino-acid sequence MQAEATYLKLSQQILEQYADLPLQRPLPSEHELGALFGVNRQTIRAALEELERRWLIRRVKGSGTFRTRRYEYRIGPDIAPSFTATVRASGGDPRTENAKPVTRPANASEREILGLPANAQVTVLERVRFIDGAAVSTATSVLPSARVPRLAAVIAPDDSLDAVLRRHYGYTPVRQWSQSRLASPPAHIAEVLRLRGRPPQILLRGLVSCSETGQKLEYVESYLRPDVFDVVTEVGKW
- the phnC gene encoding phosphonate ABC transporter ATP-binding protein, which encodes MSLIQITNTETDADIDSHHSMNLQADIAIEAKSLRKSFGSTHALKGVDLKVIQGEMTVLLGLSGSGKSTLLRCLNGLHPLTSGEVTVLGEGVHRAKPRKLRALRSRVGFIFQHFNLVNRLTCLENVLIGAAGRIRGPRYGLLSYTEAQRREALGHLERVGLGDLAFQRADSLSGGQQQRVAIARALMQKPELILADEPVASLDPQNAANVMDLLFQVCREDGITVVCTLHQVDLALQWANRIVGLRNGEKVLDEATTNLSKERVLEVYRQLDPDAEITTS
- a CDS encoding alkene reductase, whose amino-acid sequence is MDLFSPLTLGDLQLSNRVIMAPLTRSRSRIDGVPNDDVVEYYRQRASMGLIVSEGVYPSAVGQGFVRQPGLVTEEQIAGWKRVTDAVHAEGGLIVAQVMHAGRVTHPETTGQDVVVAPSAIAVDGVTRTYTGKYDYPVPHALTEAELPGIIEEFVQGSRNAIAAGFDGVELHGANGYLLHEFLSPSSNTRTDGYGGSPENRARLVIEVVTAVAEAIGAGKTGLRISPQHNIQSALETDTADAAATYGALIDGIAPLGLAALSILHADPAGELVQDLRSKFNGPVLLNTGFQSITTLDEAVAVASNGWGEAVVVGRPAIANPDLVRRWKEELPLNVPDASTFYTEGAVGYTDYPFWAN
- a CDS encoding alpha-D-ribose 1-methylphosphonate 5-triphosphate diphosphatase, whose amino-acid sequence is MVATYTLGHVRMLKDERMLEEQMISVVDGLIQEIRPHRAGLGADIDGGGKLCIPGIVDLHSDALAREYRPRPGACMPVDLAMQAAEGNLMAAGVTTAFHAVSFQTKSAVGIPIGSPQAPDVHHAISHYEEPRMDHRVLHRLDVRCPDGVHMLRDHLGGAEVPLVSYEDHTPGQGQYRDRAVMERWLREAQHMDPTQAAEHVDRLIAERDQQLTFKQKTLGWLAELAASGTIRLMGHDPVTPQEIDELIARHAVIAEFPTTLEAAQQAHLKGISTVAGAPNVLLGGSHSGNVSALELAQAGVLNILASDYLPSSLLSAAFELARLGYATLSEAINMITKNPAVAAGLNDRGILAPGYRADLVLCSDTLSRPRVLQTLTTAR
- a CDS encoding phosphate/phosphite/phosphonate ABC transporter substrate-binding protein; its protein translation is MKRKTLAFTAAIAAAAVLTACAPAEAETTAAGFPAEIVIGAIPNENSSDLTGTYEPLIKMLEAETGSKVKLQQASDYAGIVEGMIADRVDIAFLGPFSYVIATTNQADIKPLGALAGEKGEPSGYHALGITQGKNTAVNSIKDFAGKDTCFVDPGSTSGFLYPSAGLIEAGVVTSGKESDISAGLKPIYAGGHDASALSVKNGDCEVGFAMQSMVEQTLPAKGEVAEGELKSVWTSELIPGSVFAVRNSLGEDATNKLTTLFSEQANADYFESQGYCSGEDCLITGEHAWGVVPATDADYDGIRSVCASTKSEKCEL
- a CDS encoding aldo/keto reductase yields the protein MSILGTSNLDVFPLNLGGNTFGWTSDEATSHQVLDAFVQAGGNFVDTADVYSVWAPGNSGGESEAIIGSWLAKGQRERLIVATKVSQHPEFPGLSATNIAAAADASLQRLGTDYIDLYYAHQPDDNTPIAESAAAFDALVRAGKIRHIGLSNFSAEQIDEWFAVANEQGFVTPVALQPQYNLVARAEFENELAEVSARHQLAVLPYFSLASGFLTGKYRSEADFEGKARAGMAGRYLNEHGLSVVDTLVSVAAELKVEPATVALAWLRSRESIVAPIASASSVDQLPALMASATLELSGEQLEILDAASEPVQVS
- a CDS encoding DeoR/GlpR family DNA-binding transcription regulator; translation: MSTSARVRQGQILELAHTSGLASVEELSERFDVTASTIRRDLTRLTSEGKIARTYGGAMALNGQVVESTFRQRNKQSTAAKRAIGRRARALVKPGQSILLDSGSTVAALAHELRDASELKLATTSLVVLDELAEAEEIHVECIGGTLRHSSAAFVGPLAEYCLERMSFDTVFLGADGVTPEAICEADMVQTRLKEVMCSRANTVYVLADSSKLNHTPFHAWARLPEAWTLITDAAASDAQLEGFRAAGVKIIIAR